Proteins from one Rosa chinensis cultivar Old Blush chromosome 7, RchiOBHm-V2, whole genome shotgun sequence genomic window:
- the LOC112177691 gene encoding putative invertase inhibitor, whose translation MTPVTTSKKIPFKEEGICQNSIPYCSEPPTLTEPLHYMLLKMRCSFLVIFLMLFHNTIDDDLIQQYCKKAADHEPSVNYDFCVSTIEAHPKSHSAHLATLIMTVLDLAGAKVTNFNSHIQELKKDPKVDQPTLQDYEEVYLDATSSMQEATNSFKAKNYESTLNTLSAAMNAPDTCETGFQERKAVSPLKKEDDDFT comes from the coding sequence ATGACCCCAGTGACGACGTCAAAAAAGATTCCATTCAAGGAGGAAGGTATTTGCCAGAATTCCATACCCTATTGTAGTGAACCTCCAACCCTAACAGAGCCGCTCCACTATATGCTTCTCAAAATGAGGTGTTCCTTCCTTGTCATTTTTCTCATGCTCTTTCACAACACAATCGATGATGATTTGATCCAACAATATTGCAAGAAAGCCGCAGATCACGAACCATCTGTGAACTACGACTTTTGTGTCTCAACCATTGAAGCCCACCCTAAAAGCCATAGTGCACACCTTGCAACACTTATAATGACTGTACTTGACCTAGCCGGAGCCAAGGTGACCAACTTCAATTCACACATTCAAGAGCTAAAGAAGGATCCAAAAGTTGACCAACCTACATTACAAGACTACGAAGAAGTATACTTAGATGCCACTAGTAGCATGCAGGAAGCTACCAATTCCTTCAAGGCCAAGAATTATGAGTCGACTCTTAATACTCTTAGTGCTGCTATGAATGCACCTGATACTTGTGAAACTGGATTTCAAGAGAGGAAAGCAGTGTCTCCCTTGAAGAAGGAGGACGATGACTTCACTTAA
- the LOC112178702 gene encoding S-norcoclaurine synthase 1 isoform X2, which translates to MQTSFPQLIKKIRFLPAEMLIVQRMETELLIRKDLGGSLPVENVQALASNNLKDIPRRYLRPEAEIEQISIEDSLQIPVVDMDKLMGNPLFHDDELAKLHLACKEWGFFQLINHGVSEEVIEKMKTDIQEFFGLPLEVKKAYATQPNHIEGYGQAFVVSEEQKLDWGDMLFLLSQPVRQRTLTFWPTLPTSFRETLDKYSQELQRVTIYLLKSIASNLGVNLEKMESMFDDGVQGVRMNYYPPCPQANKVIGLTPHSDAVGLTLLLQVNEVQGLQIRKNGKWVPVKPAVGAFIVNVGDIIEIMSNGAYKSIEHRAVVNPEKERLSIAAFHSPNIGTMIGPLPDLIKENAANYKTMSNEEYIKLVVTSKLDGKTLLDQMRLNQQLH; encoded by the exons ATGCAGACAAGCTTTCCCCAATTAATTAAGAAGATCCGGTTCCTGCCGGCCGAAATG CTCATAGTGCAGAGAATGGAGACTGAGCTACTCATTAGAAAAGACCTGGGTGGTTCTCTCCCAGTTGAGAATGTTCAAGCCCTGGCTTCAAACAACTTGAAGGACATCCCGCGTCGATATCTCAGGCCTGAAGCTGAGATTGAACAAATTTCCATTGAGGACTCGCTTCAAATTCCAGTGGTTGATATGGACAAGTTAATGGGGAATCCATTGTTCCATGATGATGAATTGGCAAAACTTCATTTGGCTTGTAAGGAATGGGGCTTCTTTCAG CTGATCAATCATGGGGTATCAGAAGAAGTGATTGAGAAAATGAAGACTGACATACAGGAGTTCTTTGGGCTGCCATTAGAAGTAAAGAAGGCCTACGCAACACAGCCGAATCACATCGAAGGCTATGGCCAAGCCTTTGTTGTTTCGGAAGAGCAAAAACTTGACTGGGGAGACATGCTCTTCCTTCTCTCTCAACCAGTCCGCCAAAGGACTCTCACATTCTGGCCTACCCTTCCCACTTCTTTCAG GGAGACATTGGACAAGTATTCACAGGAGCTGCAACGAGTAACGATCTACCTATTGAAGTCCATAGCTAGTAATCTAGGAGTCAAtttagagaaaatggaaagcatgTTTGATGATGGAGTACAAGGAGTAAGAATGAACTACTACCCACCCTGTCCACAGGCAAACAAAGTTATCGGTCTCACTCCACACTCTGATGCTGTGGGTTTGACTCTACTACTGCAAGTTAATGAAGTTCAAGGATTACAAATCAGGAAAAATGGAAAATGGGTACCTGTAAAACCTGCAGTTGGTGCATTCATCGTCAACGTGGGAGACATCATTGAG ATAATGAGTAATGGAGCATATAAGAGCATAGAGCACAGAGCAGTGGTGAACCCAGAGAAGGAACGCCTTTCAATTGCGGCATTCCACAGCCCAAATATTGGGACCATGATTGGTCCTTTACCGGATCTGATCAAGGAGAATGCAGCAAACTACAAGACTATGAGCAATGAGGAGTATATTAAGCTTGTAGTGACCAGTAAACTTGATGGTAAAACCCTGCTGGACCAAATGAGATTGAACCAGCAACTCCATTAA
- the LOC112178702 gene encoding S-norcoclaurine synthase 1 isoform X5, giving the protein MSGLKLIVQRMETELLIRKDLGGSLPVENVQALASNNLKDIPRRYLRPEAEIEQISIEDSLQIPVVDMDKLMGNPLFHDDELAKLHLACKEWGFFQLINHGVSEEVIEKMKTDIQEFFGLPLEVKKAYATQPNHIEGYGQAFVVSEEQKLDWGDMLFLLSQPVRQRTLTFWPTLPTSFRETLDKYSQELQRVTIYLLKSIASNLGVNLEKMESMFDDGVQGVRMNYYPPCPQANKVIGLTPHSDAVGLTLLLQVNEVQGLQIRKNGKWVPVKPAVGAFIVNVGDIIEIMSNGAYKSIEHRAVVNPEKERLSIAAFHSPNIGTMIGPLPDLIKENAANYKTMSNEEYIKLVVTSKLDGKTLLDQMRLNQQLH; this is encoded by the exons CTCATAGTGCAGAGAATGGAGACTGAGCTACTCATTAGAAAAGACCTGGGTGGTTCTCTCCCAGTTGAGAATGTTCAAGCCCTGGCTTCAAACAACTTGAAGGACATCCCGCGTCGATATCTCAGGCCTGAAGCTGAGATTGAACAAATTTCCATTGAGGACTCGCTTCAAATTCCAGTGGTTGATATGGACAAGTTAATGGGGAATCCATTGTTCCATGATGATGAATTGGCAAAACTTCATTTGGCTTGTAAGGAATGGGGCTTCTTTCAG CTGATCAATCATGGGGTATCAGAAGAAGTGATTGAGAAAATGAAGACTGACATACAGGAGTTCTTTGGGCTGCCATTAGAAGTAAAGAAGGCCTACGCAACACAGCCGAATCACATCGAAGGCTATGGCCAAGCCTTTGTTGTTTCGGAAGAGCAAAAACTTGACTGGGGAGACATGCTCTTCCTTCTCTCTCAACCAGTCCGCCAAAGGACTCTCACATTCTGGCCTACCCTTCCCACTTCTTTCAG GGAGACATTGGACAAGTATTCACAGGAGCTGCAACGAGTAACGATCTACCTATTGAAGTCCATAGCTAGTAATCTAGGAGTCAAtttagagaaaatggaaagcatgTTTGATGATGGAGTACAAGGAGTAAGAATGAACTACTACCCACCCTGTCCACAGGCAAACAAAGTTATCGGTCTCACTCCACACTCTGATGCTGTGGGTTTGACTCTACTACTGCAAGTTAATGAAGTTCAAGGATTACAAATCAGGAAAAATGGAAAATGGGTACCTGTAAAACCTGCAGTTGGTGCATTCATCGTCAACGTGGGAGACATCATTGAG ATAATGAGTAATGGAGCATATAAGAGCATAGAGCACAGAGCAGTGGTGAACCCAGAGAAGGAACGCCTTTCAATTGCGGCATTCCACAGCCCAAATATTGGGACCATGATTGGTCCTTTACCGGATCTGATCAAGGAGAATGCAGCAAACTACAAGACTATGAGCAATGAGGAGTATATTAAGCTTGTAGTGACCAGTAAACTTGATGGTAAAACCCTGCTGGACCAAATGAGATTGAACCAGCAACTCCATTAA
- the LOC112178702 gene encoding S-norcoclaurine synthase 1 isoform X3: MQTSFPQLIKKIRFLPAEMRMETELLIRKDLGGSLPVENVQALASNNLKDIPRRYLRPEAEIEQISIEDSLQIPVVDMDKLMGNPLFHDDELAKLHLACKEWGFFQLINHGVSEEVIEKMKTDIQEFFGLPLEVKKAYATQPNHIEGYGQAFVVSEEQKLDWGDMLFLLSQPVRQRTLTFWPTLPTSFRETLDKYSQELQRVTIYLLKSIASNLGVNLEKMESMFDDGVQGVRMNYYPPCPQANKVIGLTPHSDAVGLTLLLQVNEVQGLQIRKNGKWVPVKPAVGAFIVNVGDIIEIMSNGAYKSIEHRAVVNPEKERLSIAAFHSPNIGTMIGPLPDLIKENAANYKTMSNEEYIKLVVTSKLDGKTLLDQMRLNQQLH, from the exons ATGCAGACAAGCTTTCCCCAATTAATTAAGAAGATCCGGTTCCTGCCGGCCGAAATG AGAATGGAGACTGAGCTACTCATTAGAAAAGACCTGGGTGGTTCTCTCCCAGTTGAGAATGTTCAAGCCCTGGCTTCAAACAACTTGAAGGACATCCCGCGTCGATATCTCAGGCCTGAAGCTGAGATTGAACAAATTTCCATTGAGGACTCGCTTCAAATTCCAGTGGTTGATATGGACAAGTTAATGGGGAATCCATTGTTCCATGATGATGAATTGGCAAAACTTCATTTGGCTTGTAAGGAATGGGGCTTCTTTCAG CTGATCAATCATGGGGTATCAGAAGAAGTGATTGAGAAAATGAAGACTGACATACAGGAGTTCTTTGGGCTGCCATTAGAAGTAAAGAAGGCCTACGCAACACAGCCGAATCACATCGAAGGCTATGGCCAAGCCTTTGTTGTTTCGGAAGAGCAAAAACTTGACTGGGGAGACATGCTCTTCCTTCTCTCTCAACCAGTCCGCCAAAGGACTCTCACATTCTGGCCTACCCTTCCCACTTCTTTCAG GGAGACATTGGACAAGTATTCACAGGAGCTGCAACGAGTAACGATCTACCTATTGAAGTCCATAGCTAGTAATCTAGGAGTCAAtttagagaaaatggaaagcatgTTTGATGATGGAGTACAAGGAGTAAGAATGAACTACTACCCACCCTGTCCACAGGCAAACAAAGTTATCGGTCTCACTCCACACTCTGATGCTGTGGGTTTGACTCTACTACTGCAAGTTAATGAAGTTCAAGGATTACAAATCAGGAAAAATGGAAAATGGGTACCTGTAAAACCTGCAGTTGGTGCATTCATCGTCAACGTGGGAGACATCATTGAG ATAATGAGTAATGGAGCATATAAGAGCATAGAGCACAGAGCAGTGGTGAACCCAGAGAAGGAACGCCTTTCAATTGCGGCATTCCACAGCCCAAATATTGGGACCATGATTGGTCCTTTACCGGATCTGATCAAGGAGAATGCAGCAAACTACAAGACTATGAGCAATGAGGAGTATATTAAGCTTGTAGTGACCAGTAAACTTGATGGTAAAACCCTGCTGGACCAAATGAGATTGAACCAGCAACTCCATTAA
- the LOC112178702 gene encoding S-norcoclaurine synthase 1 isoform X4: protein METELLIRKDLGGSLPVENVQALASNNLKDIPRRYLRPEAEIEQISIEDSLQIPVVDMDKLMGNPLFHDDELAKLHLACKEWGFFQLINHGVSEEVIEKMKTDIQEFFGLPLEVKKAYATQPNHIEGYGQAFVVSEEQKLDWGDMLFLLSQPVRQRTLTFWPTLPTSFRETLDKYSQELQRVTIYLLKSIASNLGVNLEKMESMFDDGVQGVRMNYYPPCPQANKVIGLTPHSDAVGLTLLLQVNEVQGLQIRKNGKWVPVKPAVGAFIVNVGDIIEIMSNGAYKSIEHRAVVNPEKERLSIAAFHSPNIGTMIGPLPDLIKENAANYKTMSNEEYIKLVVTSKLDGKTLLDQMRLNQQLH from the exons ATGGAGACTGAGCTACTCATTAGAAAAGACCTGGGTGGTTCTCTCCCAGTTGAGAATGTTCAAGCCCTGGCTTCAAACAACTTGAAGGACATCCCGCGTCGATATCTCAGGCCTGAAGCTGAGATTGAACAAATTTCCATTGAGGACTCGCTTCAAATTCCAGTGGTTGATATGGACAAGTTAATGGGGAATCCATTGTTCCATGATGATGAATTGGCAAAACTTCATTTGGCTTGTAAGGAATGGGGCTTCTTTCAG CTGATCAATCATGGGGTATCAGAAGAAGTGATTGAGAAAATGAAGACTGACATACAGGAGTTCTTTGGGCTGCCATTAGAAGTAAAGAAGGCCTACGCAACACAGCCGAATCACATCGAAGGCTATGGCCAAGCCTTTGTTGTTTCGGAAGAGCAAAAACTTGACTGGGGAGACATGCTCTTCCTTCTCTCTCAACCAGTCCGCCAAAGGACTCTCACATTCTGGCCTACCCTTCCCACTTCTTTCAG GGAGACATTGGACAAGTATTCACAGGAGCTGCAACGAGTAACGATCTACCTATTGAAGTCCATAGCTAGTAATCTAGGAGTCAAtttagagaaaatggaaagcatgTTTGATGATGGAGTACAAGGAGTAAGAATGAACTACTACCCACCCTGTCCACAGGCAAACAAAGTTATCGGTCTCACTCCACACTCTGATGCTGTGGGTTTGACTCTACTACTGCAAGTTAATGAAGTTCAAGGATTACAAATCAGGAAAAATGGAAAATGGGTACCTGTAAAACCTGCAGTTGGTGCATTCATCGTCAACGTGGGAGACATCATTGAG ATAATGAGTAATGGAGCATATAAGAGCATAGAGCACAGAGCAGTGGTGAACCCAGAGAAGGAACGCCTTTCAATTGCGGCATTCCACAGCCCAAATATTGGGACCATGATTGGTCCTTTACCGGATCTGATCAAGGAGAATGCAGCAAACTACAAGACTATGAGCAATGAGGAGTATATTAAGCTTGTAGTGACCAGTAAACTTGATGGTAAAACCCTGCTGGACCAAATGAGATTGAACCAGCAACTCCATTAA